The genomic segment CAGCCAACACACTGTCATCGACAATCGGCGGACAGGCTGATGAGTCTTCGGATATTCTGCCGTTATTCACGCGCACGTCTACTGAACTGACTCTGCCCCGCGAGAAGGTTGATCTTCAGCCGGTCAGGTTTGTTCTCCCTGAGAACTTGCAGTCGAAAATGAAACCAAACGGTCAGTCAATACGACTGCTCATTGAGCCACACAACCTCGGGCCGGCCAAACTGAGCCTGCACCTTCACAACAATCGGCTGCGAGCCGTCGTGGTCGTTGACACTACCCAGGCTAAGATGGCGGTTGAGGGATCGCTTGATCGCCTCCTCACCGCTTTGGATAAAGCTGACGTTCAGGTCGACCGTATTGATGTCAATGTCGATAGCCGGGACACCCGTGAGCAGCTGTTCAGACAGCAACATCGGGCGGCACCGGGGTCGCGCTCCGGACGACCGTTCTCGATTGAAGATGAACTGGAAAACGTAGCAGAGCAGAATTCGATAATGCCTCCACCCGAACCTTCATACGTCGGCTCAGGCGGAGTTAACCTGCTGGCTTAGGAGAATGATATGACACAAGTTACACCAACCACAGCAGGTATATTCCCGGGAGCAACCAGTTCTCAGACTGCCACTAGCGTCGACCAGCTTGGTAAGGATGATTTCCTTAAGCTGATGATCGCCCAGATGCAAAACCAGGACCCGCTCAATCCAATGGAAGACGCAGACTTCATCGCCCAATTGGCGCAGTTCTCATCATTGGAGCAGATGTCCAATATCGCCACCGGAATCGCCGAATCGAACCAGTGGGATTTCCTCCAGATGCAGTCGATCAATAACGTCATGGCGGCTGGAATAATCGGCAAGGAAGTCCAGGCCAACTACGACGGCGTGTATTTCGACGGCTCAAGCTCACCGAAGATATCCTTCACCAGCGATCAATATGCGGACGAGTTGCAGATTGTCATTACAGGCGCCAACGGTGAAGTGGTGGCAACCCTCAGCGAATCCGGGGTAAGTCCCGGTAAACACACGTACGAATGGGATGGTCGCGATGAAGCCGGTAACCGCGTTGCGTCCGGCCAATATAACGTCCAGGTAGTCGGCACCTCGGCCACTGGGGATACTTTCCGGCCGTCCATGAAACTGACCGGCTTGGTGGAAGCGGTAACTTATCGTGACGGAACGGCCTATTTCCGAGTTGATGGTGTGGACATACCGTTCGGGGACGTGGCCACAATTGGCCAGGAAGGGTCCTTCGGAGAAGGTGGACAATAAACTGACCGACATGGATGTGTCGTTGGAGAAGTAACTATGGAAACCAGTCAGCCAATTCAGATTTCGCATTACCAGCGCCCGGTTGATCTAATTGAGATTGCCAAGCGCGGTAAGTCACCAGCCGCCCCCGAATCCGGAGAAACCTCATTTAAGGAGATGTTCTCCAGTGAACTTGCCGACTCCCGGCAGTTGTCATTTTCGAAGCATGCCCGGCAGCGACTGTTCTCGCGAGGAATCGAACTTTCGGAAGATAGCCTGGCTCGTGTTGGCGATGCTGTTGATCGAGCCAGTTCAAAAGGTTCCAAAGAGACGCTGGTGTTAATCGATGACGCTGCTCTGGTCATTTCAGTCGAGAACCGAACTGTGATTACTGCTTTTGACCGCGAAAACCTTCGAGACGGTATTGTCACCTCGATTGACTCAGCCGTTGTGTTATGAAAATGAGAGAAGAATGAAAACGATAGTAAACAATCAACCCAACAGGGAGCTGGACTCCATCTTGATGGAGAGGCTCTGCTGTCTATGCATGGAGGTAAATGCATCATGATGGCATCTCTTTTTGCCGGTGTATCCGGACTGAAAAACCACCAGGTGAAGATGAACGTGATTGGTAACAACATTGCCAACATCAACACCATTGGCTTCAAAGGAAGTCGCGTCACATTCCAGGAGGCTCTCGTGCAGACTTCGCGCGGAGCCGGCCGACCCTCAAACTTAAATGGTGGTACCAACCCGATCCAGCTCGGACTCGGGATGGAAGTTGGCGCTATTGACACCCTGTTCACTCAGGGCGGTCTCGAAACAACGGGGCAGATTACCGACCTGGCAATCCAGGGTTCGGGTTTCTTTGTCCTGGGCGACGCCAACGATAACAAGTATTACACTCGCGCCGGAGCGTTCGGCTTTGACGCCAACGCCACATTCGTAGATCCGGCTACCGGCCTCTTCGTACAAGGTAAGATGGCTGACGCCTCTGGAGAAATTCCTTCTCTAGCAACCACAGGCAGGATAGTTTTGCCATTCGGTCAGCAGGACCCAGCCAAAGAGACTGAATTGATCATGTTTTCGAGTAATCTGGATAACTCCGCCACGACCTCGATAGCCTCTCTGGATAATACCGATGGCTCATCTGTCACGCTCGTGACTGGAACAGCAACTGACGGTGTCGGTGGAATACACAGTGTTGTAATCACCGGCGCACAGGCCACCCAGGATACATTCACGAGCGCATCTGCCGGCGCTCTGGTGGCGAATCAGACTCTGGGGTCATACGGCGTTACCAACTTTGATAACTTCGAGATTTCAGTGGATGGTGGCGACCCAGAGATCATCTCCGGTCTAATCACTGACACTACCATCAGTGAACTAGTGACCAGAATCAACCAGGTTAATGGCATTTCGGCCACTTTAACGGGTGGTAATATAGTCATCAACCGCGACTATGCTGGTGACCACGGGTCATACTCCTTTGAAACCTCGGCCTCTCTCGTGGACGATGACGTTCTGGACATCATTATGCTTGGCGATCCAGCTCTTCATGATCCGACCGCCACTGTGGCTTCCTCCGGAGGTTTAGCCACAACTATGATCGCCATTGACACCTTCACCCCGAGCAAAGGTTCTGGAGAGGCGAGCATTGATGTGGTCACCAATCTGGGATTGGAATTTGATCAGACCGATGGCATGGTAACTGGCCTGACCGGACTGGGTGGCGGCGGCGTGGCCATATCCAGTGGAACTGGCACCATTACAGCCACTGCACCAGGCGAGTCACTGCTTATCAACACGGCTCCGACAATACACACTACGTCGATCAGCGTTTTCGATTCCCAGGGTGGCAAACACACTTTGTCGATGGAGTTCTTCAAGTCAACGGTAACCAACCGTTGGGAATGGACTGCGTCGGTGTTGGGAGATGCTACTGTCCAGACCGGTGGCACCGGATTCGTCCAATTCAACTCGGATGGTTCACTCAACTCATTTGATTACAATGCTGGTGCCGATGGCCTGACTATTAATCCGAATAATGGAGCCGAATCAATAAACCTGAACTTCAATGCTGGCACTGTCTACGGTTTCGATGGTCTTACCGGTTTCTCTACCGGTCAGCACACCGCCGCCATGACCCAGCAGGATGGCTACGGTGTCGGAATGCTCGACAAGATCTCTATCGATCAGGCGGGTACTATCTCGGGTATTTTCTCCAACGGTGTCACCCGTGTACTGGCTCAGATCATTATGGCTGATTTCTTCAACCAGGCTGGCCTTCGCAAGGCAGGCAAATCGATGTACCAGGAGTCAGCCAACTCTGGTGCCGCGGTTGAGGGCATTGCCGGAGAGACCATCGCCGCCGACATCTCGTCGGGAGCGCTCGAGTCGTCCTCGGTGGATATCGCGGAAGAATTTACAGGAATGATTACAGCCCAGCGTGGTTTCCAGGCCAACGCCCGTATCATTACTACTTCCGATACCCTGTTGGATGAACTGGTGAACATTAAGAGGTAATAATCATGACGGAAACAGCCCGGTTGACATGCACAGCGTCTCCAAGACCAACGATTCCAGACGGGACCGTTGAATCAACCTCCCGCATAGTGTCCTCGCTGACACTCGGGAGAGGGAATGTCGCACGGGGACGGACAGATTGTGTATGCAATCGGGCTGCGTCTGTCGACAAAGGAACCCTGCTCGGATCGATTGGCCCGGCCAGGTTTGTAAAAGCACTGGGAGCAGAAAATGGCCGATGAAGACAAAACAATTGTGGAAGCCGGCGACGGTGACACTCAGATACCTGAGGAAGGGCAGCCTAAGAAGAGCGGCGGCAACAAGCTGATTCTGTTCGGTGGAATCGGCGTGGGAGCCATTGTGATTGGAATAGTTCTGGCTCTATTTGTCATCAAGCCGATGATGGCCTCAGACCCGGATGCTGAAGGCAACGATGAAGCCACTGAGGAAGTAGCCAAGGCCGATGATGGGCACGGTGAGAAAAAGAGTGACGGTCACAAGAAGCCGAAGAAGTCTTCACACGGCGATGGAGCAGATTCAGAAGTCAGCGAAATGTACTCGATAAGTGACATAGTAGTCAACCCGGCCGGTACTGGCGGATCACGATACCTTTCGGTTTCATTCAGTTTTGACCTGGAATCACCTGAGGTTCACGCCGCCTTTGATGCCCGGGAACCAGCTATACGCGATGCCTTGATCACGATTCTCTCCTCAAAAACGGTGGCGCAATTGACAGATGCCAAGCAGAAGGAAATCGTTCGTTATCAAATCAAGAAGCGCATTTCCAAACTGCTGAGGACCGATGAATTGGCCGCAGTGTATTATACGGATTTCGTCTTACAGTAAAGGCTTGAATTGTGGCAAAGATTCTTTCACAGGATGAGATTGATGCTCTATTGACGACAGTGTCGTCAGGCGAACAGGAAATCGAAGAGCAATCCAATGACGATGAACGATTACGGTCGGTTGTCGCCTATGACTTCAAGCATCCCAACCGTGTTTCCAAGGATCAGATCCGGACTTTGGAGAACATGCATGACAACTTTGCCGGCCACTATGGGTCTTCCCTGTCGACCATCATGCGCACCATCGTGGACGTAGACCTGCTGTCAGTGGACCAGATAACTTACGCCGAGTTTATAATGTCGTTGGTCTCTCCGTCGTGCACCTATACTTTTGCGGCTCCCCCTTTGGATGCTGTCGCTCTAGTCGATTTCAATCCAACGCTTACGTTTGCCTTCGTTGATCGTATGTTTGGTGGCAACGGCAAGATACTGGAGACGGAACGAGAACTGACCCCGATCGAACGCACCGTAATCGGTCGACTGGCCAACAAACTCTATGGCGACCTGGAGCGATCCTGGGAGAATATTGTCAAAATCAAGTGTGAACAGAAGAACTTTGAAACCAACCCACAGTTTATTCAGATCGTTCCTCCAGGTGAGACAGTTGTGGTCGTGTCTTTTCAGATTAAGTTGTTCCAGTCTACGGGATTATTGACAGTCTGCTATCCCTACGTCGCGATTGAACCGATAATCACCAAATTGTCAGCCCAAAACTGGATCGACGCCACCAAAAAGCGGAACCTTGAGACTGACCAGGAAGTCAACTGTGAAAATCTTGGTTTGGTGGATGCGGATGTGTCGGCCATCCTGCTGGAGACGTCGTTGAAGATGCGCCATTTCCTGCAGTTGAAAGTTGGCGATATCATTCCCACCGAGAAGTTAATCACAGAACCTATGGACGTTACGGTGAACAAACAGAAGAAGTATCTGGCCCACCCGGGACTGTCCGGTAAGAAACGAGCCTTACAAATAACGGATGTGTGCGATATCCCTCTGGAGAAGGAAATAGAAAATGTCGGATGAGGAAAAGGCAGAATCTCAGGAAGAGCTTGAAGCCTCCGAAAACGTAGAAGAGCAGGATCAGTCCGCCGAAGACTCTCCCCCGCCAGAAGTGGGCTCGGAAGAGCCGGTAGCTGATCTCGACAAACCCGAACCTGTACCGGACCCTCTGGGTGAGGCCGAAGAAGCAGCGGCGGACGATGCCAAGATCGTTAACGAAGACGACGCCTCGGAGGATGATGCCGAGGCGGCCATGATGGCCATGCTGGAGGACCTGCCGTCCGAGAACGAAGGTGCGGCACCAGAGGATATTGACTTTGGTGCGGCCGATGTCTCCAAGGCGGAGTTCCAGCATTTGTCCGAACCGGCCGCCAAGCCAGAACCGAGGAATATCGATCTCCTAATGGACGTCAACCTACCGGTATCGATTGAACTGGGACACACCAAGATGTCGATTTCCGATATTCTTTCACTTGGTCCCGGATCGATCGTGGAACTCAACAAACTCGCTGGAGAGCCGGTTGATGTTCTGGTCAATTACAAGATCGTGGCCAAGGGTGAGGTTGTCGTAATCGATGAGAACTTCGGTGTCCGCATTACTCAGCTAATGACACCGGAAGAAAGGCTGAAACTGCTCAGTGACGAACAGTAAGCCAAATAAACGTTCGATAATTGCGATTATCGTAATCCTGGTGGTTGCCATCGGTGTCCTGCTGACTGTTAACACTGATCCGGTCACGGCCGATCAAAATGCTGCGACCGGTAACGACCAGGCGAACACTACCGAGACCATGACCTCGACCCTGACTAATTCGGCGTTACCCTCGCTGTTACGCATGGTCAGTGCATTGGTGATTGTCATTGCCTGCATCTATGGCGGCATCTTTCTGTTACGACGTCTCATGGGCCAACGCCACGGCAGGCAGGGCCAATCAAACATTCTGGAAGTGCTGGAAACAACTTCAGTAGCCCCCAAGAAGACGGTGTCACTGATTCGCGTGGCAGGTAAATCGGTTTTGGTGGGCATCACCGAAACCGGGATGTCAGTCCTGACCGAACTAAGCCCAGAGGAGACGGCAGCAATTCTGGACCCGGTGGAGGATCTTTCCTCTCCCCAACCGGACTTCGCAAACACTCTGGGTAATGCCTGGAATCGGCTTCGTCGGACGACGCCCGCCCAGGAAACGAAGGCGGCTCTTGAGGGTTAGCAGTCGCTTTAACCGGTGTGCCAGGATGGTACGCCAACCGTGTGCGATATGGATATCGCGTACGAAAACTTGATATAGGATGTTATGACCAAAACGGCGACGATTATCGTCATTAGTCTGCTCGCGCTGATGATCCTTTCGGCCGATGTTTCGGCCCAGACCATCCCCAAGGTCTCGATTGAGGTCGGTGAGGTGGAAAACGGATCCGATCTTTCCGCTACGTTGCAGATAATCATTCTGCTGACGGTCCTGGCGCTCGCGCCATCGATCCTCATCATGGTGACATCGTTTATTCGTTTCATCATCGTGATGTCGTTTCTACGTAATGCGATGGGGATTCACCAGATGCCACCCAATCAACTGCTGGTCGGGCTGGCTCTCATCCTGACATTTTTTGTCATGTCGCCGGTTGTTAACAAATCGTACGATGAAGGCATCAAGCCTTACCTCGATGAGCAAATCGACTCCGACGAAGCCTTTGATAAGGCAGTCAAACCATTCCGCGAATTCATGTTGTCTCAGACACGCGAAAAGGATTTGGCCCTGTTCGTCGATATCGCCAAACTCGACCAACCCGAAAATGCCGATGACATCCCTCTCCAGGTTCTGGTGCCGGGGTTTGTTATTTCAGAATTGCGGACAGCCTTTCAGATTGCCTTTGTGTTGTTCATGCCCTTCCTGGTGATCGATATGGTCGTGGCATCCATACTCATGTCGATGGGCATGATGATGCTACCCCCGATCATTGTCTCATTGCCATTCAAGATTCTGCTGTTTGTGCTGGTTGACGGCTGGTATCTGCTGGTCAAATCTCTGGTACAATCGTTCAAGATGTGAAAGGTGATTCCGGTATGACTCCAGAATTGGTTGTTGCCATAGGACGTGAAGCTCTCACCGTAACGCTACTGATCGCAGGCCCCATGCTGGCGGCGGCTCTGGTCGTAGGACTACTTATTTCACTTTTTCAAGCAGTAACACAGATCAACGAAATGACCCTCACGTTCGTTCCCAAGATCATTGCCATCGGAGTAGCCATGTTGATTTCTCTGCCCTGGATGATCAATCTGGCGATCGATTTCACTAATCACATGTTCGACATGATCCCCGGCCTGGCCGGATGAAATTTAGACCCTTTTTCAAGCTCTCCTGAACTTTTTTCCACCACCGGTGGCAACAATTTCCACAGCACCGATGCTCAGACTACCCCCCTCATTTAACCCCCATCTTAACTACCTACATTACAACAAGATACAGTCACTTCTATACGCGTTTCAGTCTGGCACAGGTTTTGATTAGTAAATAGTTGATTAACCTGAATTGCGGACACGAAAACCTTGTTTGACTTCGTCAATTACGGATCTGAGACTCTACTGACTTTCCTGCTGGTGTTGCTGAGAGCATCCGGTTTGATAATCATGGCACCAGTATTCAGTCACAATTCAGTTCCCAAGATGGTCCGGGTAGGATTACTAATAATCCTGGCCGGTATCATTGTTTCGGCGATCAAACATCCGGTTATACCTGAGATCTTCTCGCTGTGGCAACTGGCCGGATTGGTTGCCAAGGAGATTTTGGTCGGATTCGTAATCGGCTTAACCTTCAGATTTCTCTTCATGGGACTTAAGACCGGCGGTGCCATACTCGGTTATCAGCTCGGTCTGGCGATGGTAAGTCTTCCCGATGTCGATGCTTCCGGACAAGTTTCGATCATCGCCCGTTATTGGGTACTACTGGCCACGCTGATCTTCCTGGCCATAGACGGTCATCACGCGGTCATTTCCTCACTGGTAGACAGCTATCGAGCTATACCGGTAGGTCAAGTGTCCTTGGATATTTCTGTGGGCGAGATGATTCTACGCTACAGCGTGTACGTCTTCGTAATCGCTATCAAGGTCGCTGCTCCTATTCTGGTCACGTTGTTCCTGGTCGATATGTCCCTGGGCTGTGTTTCCAAGATGATCCCAAGCATGAACATATTCTTCATTGGTTTCCCGATCAAGATGGGTGTCGGACTGGCCGTAGTGGGTTTGTCACTGCCGCTGTTTGCTCACCTCGTGCAGGGCTTCGTCGGCGCGCTTGATGGTGAACTCGACGTTCTTTTCGCTACCTGGGGTGAGGTGTAGGCGCAATGGCTGAACAGGGATTCCAGGAAAGAACAGAAAAAGCGACGCAACAGCGCCGGAAAAAGGCGCGTGATCGTGGGCAAGTTGCCAAATCAATGGAGTTGAATTCGGCAGCTATGATCTGCCTTGGCTTCCTGACCATATATGCCGTCGGCCCGTACCTGGCTGGGCATACCCAAGATATGATGCGCTACACGATGGCCAACGCTCCGATGCTGGCCGCAGCCGATCCGACTTTCTACAAGATGTTCGGCGATAACCTGATGAAGTTCCTTCTGATTATGGCACCCATCTTCGTGATTTTCTCGGTCATAGCTTTTGGCGCGAACGTTGCCCAGATAGGCTTCAAAATCACACCCAAGGCGATGGAGCCTAAGTGGGAGAAGCTTAACGTCCTCAAAGGCATCAAGCGATTGTTTAGTCTCAAGTCACTGGTTCAGCTAATCCGCGACTCACTCAAAATGGGCGTTGTCGGGTTCGTTGCTTACAAGGTTATCAGCAGTGAGTTCGTCGGGTTCTTCAAACTGTCCGATATGACGGTTGCACAGGTTGCGGCCACTATGGGAACATTGGCCATGGAATTGGCTCTCAAGGTTGGGGCCGTGATTTTGGCAATCGCCATCCTCGATTTCATCTACCAGAGATACGAATTCGAGAAGTCGATCAAGATGAGCAAGCAAGACCTCAAGGATGAGCACAAACAGACCGAGGGTTCACCTCAGAACAAATCCCGTATGCGCCAGGCGCAAATGCAATTGGCCCGCTCTCGGATGATGCAGGCCGTACCGCTGGCCGATGTGGTCGTAACCAACCCGACCCACTACGCGGTAGCCATCAAATACGAGCCGGACAAATCCAACGCCCCTTATGTGTTGGCTAAAGGACAGCGTCTGATTGCCCAGCAAATCAAAGCCGTCGCCCTGGAACACGATATCCCGATCGTCGAAGACAAACCTCTGGCACGGGCACTCTTCAAAATGTGCGAAGTTGGACAATCGATCCCCGCCACTCTCTATCGAGCTGTTGCCGAATTGCTGGCCTATGTCTATCGCCTCAATGGAAAGGTTATGAGCTGACATGGCAGCACCGACCAAAAACAAAAGTCTGATTGAGGCCATTATGGCCCGCTCCGACATCGCTCTTGCATTGGGCGTGGTGGGCATAATCGGCGTGTTGGTGATCCCGATTCCTACAGCTCTGCTTGATTTTGCTCTGACTTTCAATATCACTTTCTCACTCATCGTCCTCTTGACGACTTTGTATGTAACGCGTCCGCTCGACCTGTCAGTGTTTCCCGGAATGTTGCTGATGGTTACCCTGATGCGGTTGGCTCTCAACGTTGCCTCTACCCGGCTCATCCTCGGTCAGGCGTACGCCGGTGAAGTCATTAGCTCCTTTGGTGATTTCGTGGTTCAGGGAAATTATGTAGTCGGGTTCATCGTCTTCATCATCCTTGTGATAATCCAGTTTGTGGTCATCACGAAGGGTGCCGGTCGGATATCGGAGGTGGCCGCCCGGTTCACCCTGGATGCTATGCCGGGCAAACAGATGGCTATTGATGCCGACCTCAATGCCGGTATTCTATCCGAGCAGGACGCCAAACAGCGCCGTCAGGACATTGCACGCGAAGCAGACTTCTACGGAGCAATGGACGGTGCGTCCAAGTTTGTGCGCGGTGACGCTATCGCCGGCATTCTAATCACCCTGGTCAACATCATCGGCGGCTTTATCATCGGTGTTGCCCAGAATGATATGACTATCTCGGACTCTATGCGCACCTACTCGCTGCTCTCGATTGGTGACGGCCTGGTGACACAGATTCCTGCCCTCCTGGTTTCAACAGCCTCCGGTATTATCGTGACCCGGGCTGCAGCGACAGCCAATATGGGCCAGGATCTCGTCGAACAACTCACCAATCAACCGCGCGCCATCATGGTCGCGGCCGGGGTGCTGATCATTTTTGGTATGCTCCCGGGTATGCCCACCATGACCTTCATGATCTTAGGCGCTCTCGCCGGTGGTATCTCCTACATGACCAAAGAAGTTCGAGCCAAAAAAGAGATCACTGCGAAAGAAGAAGAAAAGAGACGTAGCGAACAGGAGCAGATGCCTGAGGAGCGCGCTGAAGACCTCCTGAAAATAGACGCTCTCGGCCTGGAGATCGGTTACGGCCTGATACCGTTGGTTGACCCGAATCAGAAGGGTGATCTGCTGGATCGAATTGCCTCTATGCGTAAGCAACTGGCCGGAGAACTTGGCATTGTCGTTCCGCCCGTGCGTATCCGTGACAACGTAGCCCTCAAACCCAACGAGTATAGCATCAAAGTCAAGGGAATCAATATCGCCTCGTTCGAGCTGATGACCGACCACGTCCTGGCCATTAATCCAGGCTACATCGAGGAGCACCTGGAAGGATTTGAGACACGTGATCCGGCTTTTGGCCTGTCGGCAACATGGATACTACCAACCATGCGTGAGGTTGCCGAGGCAAAGAACTTCACCGTCGTCGAACCGAGTGCGGTTCTGGCTACTCATTTGACTGAGGCTGTCCGTCAGGCTGCAGCGGAAATACTCAGCCGCCAGGATGTTCAACACCTCGTTGACACCCTCAAGGAAGACAGTCCGGCACTGGTCGAATCAGTCATACCGGAATCGGTCTCCCTGGGGCTTTTACAGAAGATACTTCAGGGCTTACTCAACGAACGGTTACCGATACGCGACCTGGCCACGATCCTTGAGACAATCTCGGATTATATCGGTGCTACTCAGGAGGCGGATGTCCTTGGCGAATATGTACGCATGTCCCTGAAGCGGCAGATCAGCGAACTCTATCGCGACCGGGAGGGAAAGATAAATGTATTTACACTCGATCCGTCGATTGAGCAAACGCTGGCAGAATCGGTTCAGAATACCAAGCAGGGTCTCATGCTGGCCGTTGATCCAGCCATGGCGGAGGTGCTGTTGATTAATATGGGACAACAGATTGAGGCCATGCAAAATGCCGGGTTAACGCCGGTCTGCCTCTGTTCACCAAATATCAGATTAGCTTTGCGACGGCTGGCCGAGGCCAAGTACTCCAGTCTGGCAGTCGTGTCATACAATGAAATTCGACCGGAAGTGGAAGTCGTATCGATCGGAATGGTGAGGTTGAATAATGATAATTAAGTCCTTTACGGGAGAATCCACCAGGGAAGTTATGAAACTGGTGCGTAGCGAAATGGGCGGCGATGCAGTCGTCCTGAAAACGCGACAATTAAAAGACAAAAATGGCGCAGCGAGGGTTGAGATCACGGCCTGCATGGAACGCCATACTGTGTCACAGGCGGCTACCATTCTCCACGATCGTCCGGAGAAGGTTAAAAACAGGCTACCCGCTGAAGTAATTGTCCAAGAAGCCTCTCCCCTGTCACTGGTAGTGCCGAACTCTGCTCCGATTGAAGAGGAGGGCAACGAAATGGATATCAGCGCTCCTGAAATCAGTGAAACACCAGTAATGGTCAGTCCTTCCACCCCGGATATCATGGAGCGACTGAGTTCACTGGAACAGAAGCTGGAACAGCTTATACATCTGAATCTGGTTTCTCCCGGCGGCCCAACTCTGGCACGGAGATTCCTACCGATCGCCTCCATTCTCAAAGGAGCCGATCTTCCCCCTGATTTTGTCGCGGATTTCTTCATCTCTTGCTGTGACAAGTACGACGAATCAGAAGATCTGATGGAGTACACCCACCGTGAACTCGTTGACACTCTGGCCGGGATGATGACACCGTCGATCTCCTTTGCCCCGGGAGATCGGGTAATGTTCTTCGGTCATCCGGGAGTAGGCAAGTCATCGGTAATGGGCAAACTAGCCGCACAACTGGTGACGCATGAAAAACAAAAAGTCAAACTGGCTGGTCTTGATTTCCAGAAAGTAGCCGCCTACGATGAACTGGCCATCTATGCTGACTTGCTCAATCTCGAAATCACTTCGGCGACCGAAGACGACGACGAAGCTGTGATTCTAATCGATACACCAGCCGTTCCCGGCGATCAACAGAAGCAGATCGCTCTGAAGAAAATGGTTACAGAGGCCGAGGCAACGCACCGTATTGCTGTCCTCTCAGCCCTGATGCGCACATCCGATCTTACGAACCTGGCCAATCAGCTTGAATCTTTTGCGCCAACCCACATCGCCGTCACGATGCTGGATATGACACACCGTTGGGGTGTGATCGTAGCGGCTGCACGGGCATTGCAAGTGCCGATCGTCTTCCTTTGCGAAAACCCAGGGGGGGTCGGGACCATCAAAGCACCCGATCCAGACCGTCTGGCGCGAACCCTTTTAGGCGAGGAAATCAGTCATGAATAGACTCAAGTTCGACCGCCAGGGTGAAAACCCGGAGCGCTGGTTGGGTGCCAGGGTGGTGTCCATAATTTCCGGCAAGGGCGGCGTTGGTAAATCGGTCCTGGCCTATAATCTGGCCGAGCGGATGGTCGCTTCTGGTATCCTGGTATTGCTGGTCGATGCCGACTTCTGTTGCGGTAACCTGCATATTCTAGCCAACCAGGCCTGTGAACATGGGATCTCGGAGTTCATAGAGGATCAGCTCCCGCTGGACCGGGCCAGAACCGTTGTGGCAGATAACCTTCACCTGTTGGCCTCACCTCAGGTCGGCATGAATAAACACTTAGCCGATCCCGAAACGGCCTCCCACCTGCTGACTCGTTTGCAACGCGAAGGCTCCGCCTACGATGTCATCCTGATAGATCACAGTTCCGGTATCTCGGAAGCGGCAGTGGCAATGGTTCAAGGCTCGAATCTCAACCTGATTACTGTCGTGCCGGAACTTACCTCGATTTCTGACGGGTACGGTTTGTACAAGCACCTCCTGGAAACCGGTGGCGCGGATCAAAGTCGCCTTTT from the Candidatus Zixiibacteriota bacterium genome contains:
- a CDS encoding flagellar hook assembly protein FlgD — protein: MTQVTPTTAGIFPGATSSQTATSVDQLGKDDFLKLMIAQMQNQDPLNPMEDADFIAQLAQFSSLEQMSNIATGIAESNQWDFLQMQSINNVMAAGIIGKEVQANYDGVYFDGSSSPKISFTSDQYADELQIVITGANGEVVATLSESGVSPGKHTYEWDGRDEAGNRVASGQYNVQVVGTSATGDTFRPSMKLTGLVEAVTYRDGTAYFRVDGVDIPFGDVATIGQEGSFGEGGQ
- a CDS encoding flagellar hook-basal body complex protein is translated as MMASLFAGVSGLKNHQVKMNVIGNNIANINTIGFKGSRVTFQEALVQTSRGAGRPSNLNGGTNPIQLGLGMEVGAIDTLFTQGGLETTGQITDLAIQGSGFFVLGDANDNKYYTRAGAFGFDANATFVDPATGLFVQGKMADASGEIPSLATTGRIVLPFGQQDPAKETELIMFSSNLDNSATTSIASLDNTDGSSVTLVTGTATDGVGGIHSVVITGAQATQDTFTSASAGALVANQTLGSYGVTNFDNFEISVDGGDPEIISGLITDTTISELVTRINQVNGISATLTGGNIVINRDYAGDHGSYSFETSASLVDDDVLDIIMLGDPALHDPTATVASSGGLATTMIAIDTFTPSKGSGEASIDVVTNLGLEFDQTDGMVTGLTGLGGGGVAISSGTGTITATAPGESLLINTAPTIHTTSISVFDSQGGKHTLSMEFFKSTVTNRWEWTASVLGDATVQTGGTGFVQFNSDGSLNSFDYNAGADGLTINPNNGAESINLNFNAGTVYGFDGLTGFSTGQHTAAMTQQDGYGVGMLDKISIDQAGTISGIFSNGVTRVLAQIIMADFFNQAGLRKAGKSMYQESANSGAAVEGIAGETIAADISSGALESSSVDIAEEFTGMITAQRGFQANARIITTSDTLLDELVNIKR
- a CDS encoding flagellar basal body-associated FliL family protein, translating into MADEDKTIVEAGDGDTQIPEEGQPKKSGGNKLILFGGIGVGAIVIGIVLALFVIKPMMASDPDAEGNDEATEEVAKADDGHGEKKSDGHKKPKKSSHGDGADSEVSEMYSISDIVVNPAGTGGSRYLSVSFSFDLESPEVHAAFDAREPAIRDALITILSSKTVAQLTDAKQKEIVRYQIKKRISKLLRTDELAAVYYTDFVLQ
- the fliM gene encoding flagellar motor switch protein FliM: MAKILSQDEIDALLTTVSSGEQEIEEQSNDDERLRSVVAYDFKHPNRVSKDQIRTLENMHDNFAGHYGSSLSTIMRTIVDVDLLSVDQITYAEFIMSLVSPSCTYTFAAPPLDAVALVDFNPTLTFAFVDRMFGGNGKILETERELTPIERTVIGRLANKLYGDLERSWENIVKIKCEQKNFETNPQFIQIVPPGETVVVVSFQIKLFQSTGLLTVCYPYVAIEPIITKLSAQNWIDATKKRNLETDQEVNCENLGLVDADVSAILLETSLKMRHFLQLKVGDIIPTEKLITEPMDVTVNKQKKYLAHPGLSGKKRALQITDVCDIPLEKEIENVG
- the fliN gene encoding flagellar motor switch protein FliN; its protein translation is MSDEEKAESQEELEASENVEEQDQSAEDSPPPEVGSEEPVADLDKPEPVPDPLGEAEEAAADDAKIVNEDDASEDDAEAAMMAMLEDLPSENEGAAPEDIDFGAADVSKAEFQHLSEPAAKPEPRNIDLLMDVNLPVSIELGHTKMSISDILSLGPGSIVELNKLAGEPVDVLVNYKIVAKGEVVVIDENFGVRITQLMTPEERLKLLSDEQ
- a CDS encoding flagellar biosynthetic protein FliO — protein: MTNSKPNKRSIIAIIVILVVAIGVLLTVNTDPVTADQNAATGNDQANTTETMTSTLTNSALPSLLRMVSALVIVIACIYGGIFLLRRLMGQRHGRQGQSNILEVLETTSVAPKKTVSLIRVAGKSVLVGITETGMSVLTELSPEETAAILDPVEDLSSPQPDFANTLGNAWNRLRRTTPAQETKAALEG